CTTCTTTCCACTTTTGCATCATTTCCGGAATGAGTTCAGGCGGATCTTGCAAATCGCTATCAATATTTACTACGGCAAGACCTTCACTATGGTCCAGACCACAAGTAATAGCTGCCTGCTGTCCAAAATTACGAGACAGCTCCACCAATTTGACGTGCTCAAACTCTGCTGCAATCTGACGCAGAGCGTTGGTGGTGGGAGGACGAGAGCCGTCATTTACAAAAATAAGCTCATAATGGACCGCTGTGGGTTTGATGATAGCGTCTAAACGCTCCACCACAGACATCAAGTTGCGCGGGTCTTCGTTGTAGACCGCAACTATTACTGACAAATCAATTTTGGAGGAAATTTGTGAGGTTGTAAGCATTACTTGATTGTCTTACACCTGACCCGTCCGGGTCAACTTGGCAATTCTAATTTCAATCCAGCAATCTAACAAAGGAGAGCGCCAAGAATGACAAAAGAGCAATAAAGCGCCGCCCAAAAGACAGCCAAACTACTTAAGTGATAAGGAGTTTATCCAATTCCAACTTTTCTGGACGCCCTCTTTAAGTGTCACTTCCGGCCGCCAGCTCAGATGCTCCGAAGCCCTCTTGATATCCAAAACGTTCACGGGGACGTCGACCGGTCTTGCACCGGTGTGATGTACTTCCACGTGAGGGCCAACTACTTCGCGAATCACCTCAACGATTTCATTGAGAGTATGACCTTCACCATAGCCCACGTTAAAAATGCGAGGACTGTCTTCGCCTGGTGCATATTCGGCGGCTCTTAAAAGTGCTTTAACCGTGTCACCAATGTATATATAATCCCGAACGACTTCACCGTCGCCCCAAATTGTAATCGGTTGATGGCGCGCCACATTACCAAGAAAAACACCAATGGCGCCTTGTTTGGCGTCTGGGTTTTGAAATTCACCATATGGATTGGAGATACGTGCGACCACGTATTCGAGACCCTTAAGCTTATGGAATAAATGAAGGTACTTCTCGATGGAGAGCTTACTTATGCCATACGAACATATAGGGTCAGTAGGATGATCTTCTACAATCAACTCTTCTTTTGGTACACCATATACGGTGCCGCCGCTAGAGATAAACACAAACTTTTTGACTTTTGCTTTGACGCACTCAGTGACGAGCTGCACTGTGCCTGCGATATTGGAATGAATATCATAAAGAGGATCATCGTTAGATGTCTGAGGCAAAGTCGTATAGGCCAGATGAAAAACCCACTCCATGCCACGCACGGCTTCTTCCATCTCACCTTGATTGCCGATGTCGCCGCTCAAATACTCAACGCCTGCCGTATTACCGCGAAAGCGATTGGGATAACGGTCGAAAACTCTGACCTGGTGACCGCTGGCAAGCAAATGATCGACCAGATTGGTGCCGATAAAACCGTTGCCGCCGATTACTAATGTTCTCATTTCTTGCGCTTTTCTCTTCAGGACCGCGTAGCGGTCTTCATTACTGTGGTGTAGACAGATTCTATATCATTGACCATATCGGCCACAGTGCGCTCAGGCTTGATATTGCTCATGTATTTAGTTAGCTCGGAGCGCTTGTTAAGCACCAGGGCGAGCTTTTGCGCCAGGGAGTGATAATCATTAAGTTTGAACAATAAACCATTTTCTCCGTCTTTTACTAACTCTGACATGCCGCCAAGGTCAGTCACTATCAGAGGAGTCCTGGTGGCAAGTGCTGACTGCATTACCAGTGGCGTATTTTCATACCAGCGGCTGGGCACGACCAGCACATCTAGTTCTTCAAATATCGAGCCCAGCTGATCGTTGGGAAAAGTACCAAGAAAATGGATATCGCCAGCACGTTCTTTGTTTTTGCCAGCCAGCGCTTTAAGTTTGGCAAAATACTCGGGAAACTGCCCTGGGTCACCATAAAGCTTGAGTACTGAAGGCGGAGCAGTGGGTAACTCAAGAAAGGCATTAATCAAAAGATCCACACCCTTGTGCTCAAAAAATGTACCAATAAACCCTATCCTCAGTACTTCAGATTGAATTTTAGCCTGGTGGTTAACTAGCTTAGTAGTATCGATACCAAATGGCACGTGCTTTATAAGCTGGCTATTAATGCCGTTTTCCACAAAAATATCGCGCATGAGCCCCGTTGGCACCATTATTTTTTGTACTTTATTGGCGAGGTTTTTGAGCACCATCGGACGTTTTAAGGTGGCACTTATTGCTAAAGGGGCTTTAAATGCGACGAATGTAGCAGCCAGACCGCTGGCAGAAAGATTGCGCACAACCGGAGGCATCGCTTTTAATAACTGCCCTAAAGTGCCGTACTTTTGCTCAAATGCCCTGGCCACTTCAGCCTTGCCAGGAAATAGCTTGGGTGTATAACAATCCAGACATTTAAGCGCCATCGGACCAGGCCCGCGACAGACTTGTCCGTCAGGGCGCTTCAATTGCACAATAGGACAGACAAACCAAAAATCTGTACTGTAAAAGACAACAGGTACAGAAGCCTCTTGAGAGGCCTCAATGATTGATGCCGAGAGATTCTGAGCGTGTACGATTTGCACCAGATCCGGCTTAAACTCAGCAAGCAATTTACTAAAGTGCTCTTTTATGAGCGGGTGATAATACTCAGTAAAAAAGTCTGCGCCTCTCAGCCTCAGAGCTTCTCCGACAATATGAACCGGTATCTCTTCATAGATATAGTCTCTGGTATCACCCTCGCACTCATGCTCGACTTTGCGCGAGGCATCAAGATCTGGCGGATCGCAAGCCACGACCAACACCTCATAGCCGCGCCGTTTTAGCTCCTGGGCTATCTTAAGTGTGAGCACCTCAGTCCCGGCACGATGCTCGGGAAAAAACTTATGAGAAGTAAGTAAAACTCTTTTCATTAGCACTCATGTTACCAGCTTTGTCTATGATCTCAGGCGCTCCTACTTGCTCGTGTTAATTGTATACACCGTTATAAATGGAAGCGGGAAGATAGAATGTTGCGGTATCCAGCGATCGAAGATTGATAATGCGAGTTTGCTTAATTTCGCGAGAATATCCACCTGAAACCGGTTTTGGTGGAATCGCAACCTTTACCCAGCATCTAGCCCATGGTCTGGCCAGTCTTGGTCATGACGTAGAAGTTGTCTCACTTGCCAAGGAAACAGCGCGCTCTTACAGTGAAACGGTCTTTGTTGAAGGTAAAGAAACCGAATTTACGCTTAAAATTCATAGGGTTTTGCCTTTTGAGTTTCCCTCAAAACTCAACTGTATCAATATGGCTATGCCTTACAGCCGTTATTTGTTATGCACAGCCACGGCTCTCTGGCAGAAGTTTACTGAGTTAAAGAATATCAAAGCCTTTGACGTAGTCGATACTCCGGAATTATTAGCCGAAGGTATTTATCCTGCACTAACCAGAGAAGTACCGCTGGTCATTCGCCTCTATACACCACATTCTAAATTCATCTCAGAAAAACTGCATAACGTTTCAGCATCTTTTGATCACCAGTTTGTAGCCAGTGTTGAGCGTGTCGCCATGCTTTCGGCCGACATGCTAACCTCCCCATCAGACGACTTAGCCCAATTTGTATCCCACGATTTAGGCATAGACCGCGCCTCCATAGCAATTGTACGCAACCCTATTAACACTTCCATATTTTCACCGCAAGGTCCTACAGCCCTGCCACCGCTGGCTCAGCAAAATAAATTGAGAGTACTGTTTGTAGGTCGACTGGAAGAACGCAAAGGTATAAACTATCTGATCGCAGCAATCCCAGCTGTAGTCAAAGCCTGTCCCAATGTAGAGTTTGTCATTATCGGAGATGACACATCAACGGCCGAAGGACAAACATCAGTACTGGTCAAGCTAAAAGAATCGTTGAAAGCATCGAACTCCGAAAAACATGTCACGTTTATAGACCGTGTGCCGCTAGATTCACTACCAAGCTATTACCGTTCAGCAGATGTCAGCATTGTGCCGTCTGTCTATGACAATTCCCCTTACACTTGTCTTGAAGCGATGTCCTGCCAGCGCGCCGTCATAGGCACCTCTGCTGGTGGCACAAAAGAATACATGGAGGACGGTATATCGGGCATGATCATCCCGGCTAAAGACCCTGCCGCCATTGAGCAAGCCCTGATTAAACTACTGACTGACTCCGCCGAGCGAGAGCGACTGGCGCAAGGAGCCAGAGCGCGCGCCATTGCCAAATTTGATCGCAAAGAAATTGCCAGACAAACCACAGTAGTTTATCAACAGGCAATCGATCACTACCTCTCCCAAAAAGCCCGGGGTGAAGCAAAACATCTCTACCACCACCCTTACTTGCGCGCTACCAGCGATGCCACAATACTGCTTGAGTCGATGGACAAAATGTTTTACGACTTGATGTATCAGACTTCCTATCGCTTTCGCTTGAGTCACTGGTGGCATTTTCTCAAGGCACGCCCCAAGCTCTTTGCCGCCAAACTAGTATCTAAAGTCTCCCGGCGCTGTTTTAAAATTGCCGGCACTAAGGATGACCGTATGCCCCGCGCACTAGTGGACCTTGAGGCCAGTATCGCCGTCAAGGAAAAAGAAAGGGTGCAGTGACAGCCGCAAGAAGTGAAACCGCAGCAAGCGCAGCCGCTCTGGAGAACAGCAGCCAGAGCGCGTTAGACATGAACGCCCTGAAAAATGCCCTGGCAATTTTTTTGATGGCACTGCTAGTGCGACTCTGGTTTAATTTTGGCACAGATCATGTCAATGCCTTTAGTAACGCGGATGCTTCAGAATATTTGCGCTACGCAACAGCGCTTTCCAAACTGAATTGGCTCCATCCAGTCTATGGGCCAGAGTGGAAAGAATTTGTCATCAGCGGACCAGCCTTTCCCTTTGCACTCTGGCTATTCAACTTTTTCTCGTTGCAACCCTATAGCGCAGCAAATTTTATAACGCCGCTTATTTTTCAGAGCATCGTATCAGCGGCAATCGCCTCCTTTAGCTACCTCACAGCACTAAGGCTCTTTGGTAAAAATCCTGCTACTTTTACAGCTATAGCCAGCATCATTTATCCGGCTTTTATTGTCAACTCAGGCAGGCTCTACAGCGAAGTCTTTGCCACATTTTTGCTCAGTGTCGCCCTCTGGCTCTATGCAATAGCCCAGAGACAACCAGTCAATCAAAAACTAAAACAAGCACGTCCGTTGATGATCTATCTAGCCCTGGGTGTAACAGTCACACTCTTGCAACTGACTCGCTCGGCGATGCTTTTGTTTACTGTTTTTACCGCAGGCTTTGCACTTTTGTCCCCGCTCTTGGAAGGCAATAATATTGCCCTTGACAGTGATAATGGCAGTACAAAAAGCCAGAGACTGAAACGCGGCGCCAAGCATTTCGCCGCATTTTTGCTCGGTTTTGCCCTGGTCACTGTCCCCTGGCTGGTCTTTGAAAAGAGCGCATTCAATCGTACCAACCTTGTGGTGGACCGCACCGGCAACTACAACTTATTTATTGGCACATCGACAAAAATACAGGGGTTTCTTTCTTATCCATATCCTGATGGAGCGGGTATCCAAGCCAAGTCATTCAGCACGTTGATAAAAGAAGCATATAGAGAGCGACCTTCAGCATTTATCAAATTGATGTTGGACAAGCCTGCCAGACTGTTCAAATTTCCGTGGAATGACTATCGCACACCGATAGGACCGATAGGATTTAACCTGCAGGTCTTATTACACGAATTTTTGATTTTGATGGCAGTAGTTGGACTGTGCCTTGGTTTTGCCACGAGCAACGGTTATCTAGCGAGCAATCTACTGGCTGGCAGACTCTATTTGCTATTTGCCTTTTTGCTCAACTTGCCGTATCTGGCATTTATCACTGTACCGCGCTACAACCTTATGGCCATGCCTGTTTTGATTATCTTCGCGGCAGTAGGATTTTGCACTCTACTAAAACTTGTTGAGCAAAATCCCAGAGCAAACACAAAAGCAGATTTAAAAACAAAAACAGAATCAGACCAGGTAGTACTGAGCCAGACTGAAGAAAAAGGTGGCGAATCCAGCCCCAAAATTGAAGAAAACGGAGAGCGAGAGCTGAGTCTACACGAACGACTGGACAGCATGTTGCCACAAATTGCAGCTATGTCTACAGTGTTTTTGTTTGTCTATCTGCGCGATGATCTTAGACCAGACGCCATTTTTGCTGGCAGCACACCGCTATCTATCTATCTGGTGCAAGCAAGCAGTGTCAGTCGTGGCATCATCGCCGGCACAGCGGGGATTTTACTCTTTACCTCACTCTATCTTTGTATCAGCAGGCTGACCAGCGCCCGTGCCGGTCGCCTGGCAAGAGCACTGAATGTGATTTGCGCGCTCGCCATTTTACCTTTGCTATTTTTGCCCCAGAGATCCAATGGTCGCTTTGGCGAAGCTATTATCAACTTAAGCGCGCAAGCTTCTGGCAAAAACCAGATGCTCAAGGGCAGTATCCCAATAGATGCAGAACCAGTGCATGACAGTGACCAGTTTTACTTGATAGTTGATAGTGATAAAGCACAGATACTGGACAAATACATCAAAGTCATAGCTGGTGATACCGAACTCAAAACAGCACCCATACCGGGATTAGCGGCACTGGACGATTGGAATTATCTAAAGGTGCGAGCAGATGGTACTGCCTATCTTGATGGCACATATATCTTTGACTGTATGACACAAACAGGTGACATAACCAACCTGGATATCAGGCAGTGGTATCTCTTACCGCTGCCACCACAGATAGTGCAAAAGTCAAAGCAAAACAAGAGCTTAGACCTGTCCATATCAGTAGAGGACCCTGGTCAAAATCAAAGCCAGCAAATAGCCATGTTTGGCAGAAGTGGCGGCAAACATGGACCAGCCCTGGCGCTCTACTCCTGGGAAAAAGCCTTTTATGGCGTAGAAAATGACCATGGACTGACAGATAGCCGCATGGACGAGCATTACAGCCGAGTGCAACCGACCAATTGGCAAGCTGTGGTGGACGGTAGATCTGAAAAGTTAGATGGAATCGATCTGAACATTCATCTACTTAAGGTGCCCGGTACAGCTAGAGTAGAGCCAGATCCACAAAAGGTAGAACAACCTGACAAACAGCCAATAGAGCAAGCAGCGATAAGCGCTACGGGCAAAACTGCTGTTAGCTTGTCGGTCACAAAAAACATGCTAAAAGCCAATATGCAGCTAGCTGAATTACACATAGACTATCCTGAGGGCTACGACAAGCATGCCCATTTTGTCTCAGGACTGAGTACCACCAAACCACAATTTAGCTTGAGCTGGCTGGACGACAAAGGTCTTAAATGCATCATGACTTTGCCCTGGACAAAAGTACCACAAGATCATTTTGCCATCGCCATACCACTAAAAATGCAAAATATCAAAGGTCACGATATCAAGCTCAATTGCTCCTACATTGACGACCACTGCACTATCACCATCAAGCTCAAAGACCTGCCTGAGCACCCTTTATTTGCACCACACAAGATCTACTGATTACGGGGACAGATGCAGTTCAAACTCACACAAAAACAATTGCTCTGGTGCCATCTAATCGCACTTACAGCCGTGGTCTGGTTGATTTTTAATCGCACTTTGAGCAGCTATTTTATTGCTGACGACTTTGGTGAAATCGCCTATATAGACCGCATCTTTAATGGAGAGCCGGGGCTTGTCTGGCTCAACTTTACCGGTAATTTTATGCAGATACCAAGTATGAGTGTCTGGCGTCCGCTCATGCTTGTTACGCTAATTTTTGACTACGCCCTCTGGCGCGTCAATTCAGCCGGATTTTTCTTTAGCAATGTGCTTTCTTTTAACTTAACTGTACTATTGCTCTACTGGTTTTTAAAACAACTGAGCAGAGGATGGGGCGCGCCGCGCTCCAATTTAGCTTCGTTTATGGGAGCGCTTTTATACGCCGTCAACCCATTTCACTGCGAGTGCCTCACCTGGGTAGTAGGTCGCGGCGACCCGATGGCAGCGGTACTTTACTTGCTCAGCCTCAATCTTTTTATGCTGGCCGAAAAAGCCTCAGCGGACAACCGTCCAGATTTTAAAAAGATGATGTTCCTAGCGCTGACAACGTTTTGGATGGCCATGTGGGTCAAAGAAACACCAATCGGTATTCCAGTACTGGTGCCATTTTTGTATTTGCTCTTTGGCAAAGGCTCACGTTCAATTTTGCGCATCCTCAAATTGACAGCACCGCTGTGGATTTTGACAATCGTTTATCTTGTACTGCGCTATTTTGCTCTCGGTACTTTGCTTGGTGGTTATGTCCAGGGTATAGGCGACGCACAAGCGGCAAATGCTGTCAGAGTCTGGCTCGACAAAGACGTTTATTACCGGATTCTTTATCCATTTGCTTACGGCTTATTTGGCATAAATTCACCATATCACACTGTTTATCAGATACTTTACAGTGTCCTTGCAGCACTTCTGGCTGTGCGCCTTTTGACAGGAAGGGTCCCTCTTGCCTTACTAATATTTTTACCGATCTGGATTCTGACCACACTAATTCCAATTTATAAGCTCTGGGGACTGGGATTGGAATTAGAGGGCGCTCGTTTTCTCTTTTTACTATCTATGCCTCTGTCGGCATTCTTTCCTATGCTGCTCTTTGCCCCAGGTACGAGTAGCACTGCACAACCTGACGAGAGCAGAGCAGCACGCACATTTATGGCACTATCTCTGGTACCGCTACTTTTCTATGCATTTTTCTCAGCCAAAGTGACATACAAGACAAACCTGGCCTGGGTCCACTCCGGACGGGAGGTCAAAGAATTTTGCCTTAGGTCACGAGAGCGCGCGCAAACACTGGATACACCAACACTCTTGCTGGGCATACCAAAACGCCATGGCGCCGCTCACCAGATCCTCAATGGACTTACTTTTAATGTCTGTATTGGCCCACCATTTACAGCGCCGGACGTAAAGAAACGTTCGACAATTTATACCTTTGACCCGATCATTTTTGGCAATGCCAACTGGATCAACAATGAGCGCTTCAAAGAGCTGCTTAACCTACCCAAAGCTCAACTAATAGTCTGGCAGGGCGATAAAAGAGATTTTGAGACAATCAAATATGTAGAGACAACAAGCCCGCCTGATCTGAATTTGCCCATGGTCAAAGGTGCCGACGCGAGCAGCACTAAAGACATTTCAAAAGCCAATATTGGTTATGTCCACGCCCTCGGTCACGCTCTCGTCAAATCATCAAGCACTAGCGCGCTCAATCTTTACCATATTCAGGACGGCGACTGCCTGGCTTTTAGCCAGCTCAATATCTCGCCTCTGTCTTGTGATTATCTGCAAGTCAAACTCAGAGTCATAGGTAGGGGCACAGGCAAATTATCAGCCACTTTTAGAGGTATCGATGACAAAGAAGTAAGTCGTGAAGAATACGACTTACGCTCAGTCAGCGAGTCCTTGCCCCAAACTGAAGATATCAAACTTCCGGAGCCTGGCGGAGACCCTAAAGACACCCCCAGAGCAGCCGAAGAGACAATCTACCTGCCCCTGTCTCAAAACTGGCGCTGGTATGCTCACCAGGCTATCGAGACGGTCTTTTTGCAACTACCCCCCGGGGCTAGCATTGACGTCATCTCAGCTCGTCTAATGACAGCCAACCAGGTCTCACCAGCCCTACGTGCGTCAGGTCTGAGCGCCATATCTACCGGTGTCTATCAAATCCTGCCAAACAGTGCCTGGCACCTCACAGTGGACCGCCGTGACTTGCCAGGGGAAGTAGCCAAAATCGAACTTGATATCACCAAGCCCAATTCATTTTTAGAAAATCTAGCTCCGCAGGAGCAGGCTAGTGCCATCATGAAAACCCTGGAATTTGACTGGCCAGCAGGTCAGACAACCGTCCAATTGGACCTTCCTCCAGGAATTTTGCAAAAGGATGTATGCCATCAGTTACGGGTCAGACTCAAGGGATCAGGCGGCAAATCAGTCGGTCAACCATCGACGCCCTTGATTGTGCAATTACATTAGGCAAAATTGTGAGAAAATAGATATCAACCAGCTAGTACTACCAGTAGATAGCAATCAGGATGTTGATATAAATGGCAAAAATTTTGTTAGTTGAAGATGACCCGGTTTTTGCCGAGATGATCTTTGATTACCTCACTGCCCAGCAATTTCAGGTTGAAATGACAGCTAGCGGCAAAGACGCTGAAGCATTACTCGCCGAGTATCCCTATCAAGCAATTATCCTGGACTGGGGCTTGCCGGATATGACCGGTATTGAGCTTTTGCAAAACTACCGCAACCGCGGTGGCACCTGTCCGGTCCTGATGCTTACTGGTCGCGATCGAGTCGAAGAGAAAGAAAAAGGACTGGACTCGGGAGCTGACGATTATCTGACCAAACCCTTTAACATGCGCGAGCTGACGGCCCGAGTCAGAGCACTGATGAGACGCACCGGCCCTAGTGCCACCGGAATATTACAATCCGGCGACGTGGTGCTCGATCCCAACACCCATGTGGTCACCAAAAACGGTGTCGAAATCAGACTCTTGCCTAAAGAGTTTCAACTGCTCGAATACTTTATGCGCCACCCCAACCAGGTCTTTACTGCCGAAATGTTACTGGATGGAGTCTGGCACAGCGAATCTGATGCTGGCGGAGAAGCCGTGCGCACCTGCCTCAAGAGACTGCGCAAAAAACTCGATCTAGAAGAAGGCGACAACATCATCCAGACTTTGCATGGTGTTGGCTACAAACTCAATGTCAAATTGCCCTGATTTAAGTCGTCACTGCCGGTAACTTAAACCAGAAAGTGCTGCCGTGCCCTTCCTGACTCTCTACACCGATTTTGCCATTATGCTGCTCGATGATGCTTTTGCAAATGGCCAGGCCAAGCCCGGCTCCACCCTTTTGCGTGGCATCAGTATCCTTAACCTGCTTAAAGCGTTCAAATACTTTGTCCAACATGACTGCCGGTATACCTCGACCGCGGTCAATCACCTTAAAGCTGGCTTGATTGCTATGGCGGGCCAATGAAAC
This DNA window, taken from Candidatus Obscuribacter sp., encodes the following:
- a CDS encoding NAD-dependent epimerase/dehydratase family protein, whose product is MRTLVIGGNGFIGTNLVDHLLASGHQVRVFDRYPNRFRGNTAGVEYLSGDIGNQGEMEEAVRGMEWVFHLAYTTLPQTSNDDPLYDIHSNIAGTVQLVTECVKAKVKKFVFISSGGTVYGVPKEELIVEDHPTDPICSYGISKLSIEKYLHLFHKLKGLEYVVARISNPYGEFQNPDAKQGAIGVFLGNVARHQPITIWGDGEVVRDYIYIGDTVKALLRAAEYAPGEDSPRIFNVGYGEGHTLNEIVEVIREVVGPHVEVHHTGARPVDVPVNVLDIKRASEHLSWRPEVTLKEGVQKSWNWINSLSLK
- a CDS encoding glycosyltransferase: MKRVLLTSHKFFPEHRAGTEVLTLKIAQELKRRGYEVLVVACDPPDLDASRKVEHECEGDTRDYIYEEIPVHIVGEALRLRGADFFTEYYHPLIKEHFSKLLAEFKPDLVQIVHAQNLSASIIEASQEASVPVVFYSTDFWFVCPIVQLKRPDGQVCRGPGPMALKCLDCYTPKLFPGKAEVARAFEQKYGTLGQLLKAMPPVVRNLSASGLAATFVAFKAPLAISATLKRPMVLKNLANKVQKIMVPTGLMRDIFVENGINSQLIKHVPFGIDTTKLVNHQAKIQSEVLRIGFIGTFFEHKGVDLLINAFLELPTAPPSVLKLYGDPGQFPEYFAKLKALAGKNKERAGDIHFLGTFPNDQLGSIFEELDVLVVPSRWYENTPLVMQSALATRTPLIVTDLGGMSELVKDGENGLLFKLNDYHSLAQKLALVLNKRSELTKYMSNIKPERTVADMVNDIESVYTTVMKTATRS
- a CDS encoding glycosyltransferase family 4 protein is translated as MRVCLISREYPPETGFGGIATFTQHLAHGLASLGHDVEVVSLAKETARSYSETVFVEGKETEFTLKIHRVLPFEFPSKLNCINMAMPYSRYLLCTATALWQKFTELKNIKAFDVVDTPELLAEGIYPALTREVPLVIRLYTPHSKFISEKLHNVSASFDHQFVASVERVAMLSADMLTSPSDDLAQFVSHDLGIDRASIAIVRNPINTSIFSPQGPTALPPLAQQNKLRVLFVGRLEERKGINYLIAAIPAVVKACPNVEFVIIGDDTSTAEGQTSVLVKLKESLKASNSEKHVTFIDRVPLDSLPSYYRSADVSIVPSVYDNSPYTCLEAMSCQRAVIGTSAGGTKEYMEDGISGMIIPAKDPAAIEQALIKLLTDSAERERLAQGARARAIAKFDRKEIARQTTVVYQQAIDHYLSQKARGEAKHLYHHPYLRATSDATILLESMDKMFYDLMYQTSYRFRLSHWWHFLKARPKLFAAKLVSKVSRRCFKIAGTKDDRMPRALVDLEASIAVKEKERVQ
- a CDS encoding response regulator transcription factor, which gives rise to MAKILLVEDDPVFAEMIFDYLTAQQFQVEMTASGKDAEALLAEYPYQAIILDWGLPDMTGIELLQNYRNRGGTCPVLMLTGRDRVEEKEKGLDSGADDYLTKPFNMRELTARVRALMRRTGPSATGILQSGDVVLDPNTHVVTKNGVEIRLLPKEFQLLEYFMRHPNQVFTAEMLLDGVWHSESDAGGEAVRTCLKRLRKKLDLEEGDNIIQTLHGVGYKLNVKLP